One window from the genome of Oceaniferula flava encodes:
- a CDS encoding sulfatase-like hydrolase/transferase: MLTHRNTILAAICPLLLFGSGHAWSQVSLIDASFNNINDGLQENFSSLNNGVGNPTWNNANGEASMTVDEASSGAMGCVSDGSFDGSAYGKFTATFVIDGITDPDNGPTHNGHWVGIQGTNSQLWNNAEAAGGSDGWSVGVRFLGGNVTFVYDNAGGNEVTIGSLGSYTLASIQDGYTAEIVMDAFGWVVTLSGIDSSTGGSGAWPVGFDFSTIQADSSVFAAMTYQQAAEAGTVVDMTSVAVSAEATTPGSLSPITIFTTDAQTTAVTGSGNVASGDSPADSDIYIRERVSSTQTSQRISSFLNFDVSGLTVSDVSDPNFSATFTADYEFQLNNVNATAASVGRVTNGAWDGTTTQPQHSWGIDDAVDVTTLIADISALAPPSSVSADVTDIVKAWVNGSHSNYGLVVFIDELKSNGAGFSNVRLVLATTLDSDNDGMPDDYETVNGLNPNVDDAAGDNDAVGGADGLTNLEEYNAGTDPQDSDSDDDGLTDGAEVHGTFNPYQTAISGDPAATAPGLATDPLLADSDSDGLTDFEELDPANGSVTNPLTGDTDNDLLSDAFEVNGGIDPTDSSGANGGSGDPDMDGLANSGEQTAGTNPRDEDSDDDGLTDGAEVNTHATDPNHADSDRDGLLDAYEINTSTTDANDADSDDDFLNDRDELLVFKTDPKLADSDADTFNDGVELAALSNPNDQAVTPTGQDTDDDGLLDALEMSSFGNLDSSGLDDNDKDGSMNIVEQAFGTDLNAANSKPSLNIDSSLEITFRRHLNAGFGYELQVSEDLETWQSYWSYLSENAATPDGASYEIASFSINSGFNRLFTHVRPRTTITSRPNIILIYTDDQGYGDMGANNPNSKFSTPALDLLASQGVNFTDGHSADSVCTPSRYALLTGRYCWRTSLKEGVIGADEPALIPDNRMTLASLLRDHGYATAMVGKWHLGMDIPGTNGNRDFTKPIDDMPLDVGFDYFYGIPASLNFGYLAWIEGRFTAVNPTLFTSKKANSLPGVFNDYRITPPYDQSSGLEVAPDFDDVLCLTRFTDKAIEWMGKQANNAKGIKPFFLYLPLTSSHKPVIPREDFLGLSGAGAYGDFVMETDHHIGNILKFLDQSGLANNTMVIFTSDNGPETTYKNRVSTYGHDSAGVFREGKRFIYEGGHRVPFVVRWPAGIDAPGRVWDKPVGQTDLLATFAEMLGVTLDDNSGEDSVSFYSILRDNTANPTRLPMIQHDFDGRMAIRDGKWKLIMPFQGQPYELYNLDTDPTESSNVYATDPEGGVTPMMNAITAIVTEGRTTAGAAVGNDTGWWDHLEWIDPADY; encoded by the coding sequence ATGCTCACACACAGAAATACCATCCTCGCGGCGATTTGCCCGCTCCTACTCTTTGGATCCGGCCACGCATGGTCACAAGTGAGCCTGATTGATGCCAGTTTCAACAATATCAACGACGGGCTTCAGGAAAATTTTTCAAGCCTCAACAATGGTGTCGGTAACCCGACCTGGAACAATGCCAATGGCGAAGCCTCCATGACTGTGGACGAGGCATCGAGTGGGGCGATGGGTTGTGTCAGCGACGGTTCTTTTGATGGCTCCGCGTATGGGAAATTCACGGCGACGTTTGTGATCGATGGCATCACCGACCCGGATAACGGCCCGACCCATAACGGCCATTGGGTGGGCATTCAGGGCACGAACAGCCAGCTGTGGAACAATGCGGAGGCGGCGGGTGGTTCCGATGGCTGGTCAGTCGGGGTGCGCTTTTTGGGAGGCAATGTCACTTTTGTCTATGACAACGCAGGGGGCAACGAGGTGACGATTGGGTCGCTCGGCAGCTACACGCTAGCCAGCATCCAAGATGGATACACCGCCGAGATCGTTATGGATGCCTTTGGCTGGGTGGTGACGTTGAGCGGCATCGATTCCAGTACCGGTGGCTCGGGCGCTTGGCCTGTCGGGTTTGATTTTTCAACGATTCAAGCGGACAGCTCGGTCTTTGCCGCGATGACCTACCAGCAGGCGGCCGAGGCGGGCACTGTGGTGGATATGACATCCGTGGCGGTCAGTGCCGAGGCGACCACTCCCGGCTCGCTCAGTCCGATCACGATTTTCACGACGGACGCCCAAACCACCGCCGTCACCGGCTCGGGCAATGTCGCCAGCGGTGACTCGCCAGCTGATTCCGACATCTACATCCGCGAGAGAGTGTCATCGACACAAACCTCCCAACGGATCAGCTCTTTTCTCAATTTCGATGTCAGCGGCTTGACGGTCTCGGATGTCAGCGACCCCAATTTTTCCGCCACCTTCACGGCGGATTACGAATTCCAGCTGAACAACGTCAATGCCACGGCAGCGTCCGTTGGCCGGGTGACCAATGGTGCATGGGACGGGACGACCACCCAGCCCCAGCACAGTTGGGGGATCGACGACGCCGTGGACGTGACCACCTTGATCGCCGACATCTCGGCACTTGCGCCCCCGTCCTCAGTTTCCGCCGATGTGACCGACATCGTCAAAGCCTGGGTGAATGGCAGTCATTCCAACTATGGGCTGGTGGTGTTCATTGACGAACTCAAATCCAATGGCGCAGGCTTCAGCAACGTCCGACTGGTCCTCGCCACGACTCTCGACTCCGACAACGACGGCATGCCTGACGACTACGAAACAGTAAACGGTCTGAACCCGAATGTCGACGATGCGGCGGGTGACAACGATGCCGTGGGCGGCGCGGATGGCCTGACCAACCTTGAGGAGTATAACGCGGGCACTGACCCTCAGGACAGCGACTCGGATGACGACGGACTAACCGATGGCGCGGAGGTCCATGGCACATTCAACCCCTACCAAACGGCCATTTCCGGAGATCCTGCCGCCACGGCGCCGGGGCTGGCCACGGATCCATTGCTAGCTGACAGTGATTCGGACGGACTGACGGATTTCGAAGAATTGGACCCTGCCAATGGTTCGGTCACCAATCCTCTCACGGGAGATACTGACAACGACCTTCTCTCTGATGCTTTTGAAGTGAATGGTGGCATCGACCCCACCGATTCAAGCGGTGCCAATGGCGGCAGCGGTGACCCTGACATGGATGGGCTCGCCAATAGCGGGGAGCAAACCGCCGGCACGAACCCCCGTGATGAGGACTCCGATGACGACGGCCTGACGGATGGTGCGGAAGTCAACACGCACGCGACCGATCCCAACCACGCCGACTCCGACCGTGACGGACTGCTCGACGCGTATGAAATCAACACCAGCACCACCGATGCCAATGATGCGGACTCCGACGATGATTTTCTGAACGACCGCGATGAGCTGCTGGTTTTCAAAACTGATCCGAAGCTTGCCGACAGTGATGCGGATACATTCAACGACGGTGTGGAACTGGCGGCTCTGTCGAACCCGAACGATCAGGCGGTCACTCCCACTGGTCAGGATACGGATGACGACGGTCTGCTGGATGCGCTGGAAATGAGCAGCTTTGGAAATCTCGACAGCAGCGGCCTGGACGACAACGACAAGGACGGCAGCATGAACATCGTGGAGCAGGCATTTGGAACGGATCTCAATGCCGCCAATTCGAAACCATCGCTGAACATCGACAGCTCATTGGAGATTACGTTCAGGAGGCATCTGAATGCGGGGTTTGGCTATGAACTGCAGGTCTCCGAGGACCTGGAGACATGGCAGTCCTACTGGAGTTATTTGAGTGAAAATGCGGCCACTCCTGACGGTGCGAGTTATGAAATTGCCAGTTTCTCGATCAACTCGGGATTTAACCGGCTGTTCACTCATGTGAGGCCACGCACTACGATTACCAGTCGCCCTAACATCATCCTCATTTACACCGATGACCAGGGCTATGGAGACATGGGGGCGAACAACCCCAACAGCAAGTTTTCGACTCCGGCGCTAGATCTGCTGGCATCTCAGGGGGTGAATTTTACCGACGGGCACTCGGCGGACTCGGTCTGCACTCCATCCAGATACGCCCTGTTAACCGGCAGATACTGCTGGCGCACCAGTCTCAAGGAGGGGGTGATAGGAGCTGACGAGCCGGCATTGATCCCGGACAACAGGATGACCTTGGCCTCTTTGTTACGTGACCATGGTTATGCCACCGCGATGGTGGGGAAATGGCACCTCGGCATGGATATTCCGGGGACCAATGGCAACCGCGACTTTACCAAACCGATCGATGACATGCCGCTCGATGTCGGCTTCGATTACTTCTATGGCATTCCTGCCTCGTTGAACTTCGGGTATCTTGCCTGGATCGAGGGTCGGTTCACGGCCGTCAACCCGACGCTTTTCACATCCAAGAAAGCCAATTCGCTGCCGGGTGTGTTCAACGATTACCGCATCACGCCGCCGTATGATCAAAGCAGCGGGCTCGAAGTGGCCCCGGATTTCGATGACGTGCTCTGCCTGACACGGTTCACCGATAAAGCGATCGAGTGGATGGGGAAACAGGCGAACAATGCCAAGGGCATCAAGCCCTTCTTCCTCTACCTGCCACTGACATCGTCGCACAAACCGGTCATCCCCAGGGAGGATTTTCTCGGTCTCAGTGGCGCCGGGGCCTACGGTGATTTTGTGATGGAAACCGATCACCACATCGGCAATATCCTGAAGTTTTTGGATCAAAGCGGCCTGGCGAACAATACCATGGTGATATTCACCAGCGATAACGGGCCTGAGACGACCTACAAGAATCGTGTGTCAACCTACGGCCACGATAGCGCGGGAGTTTTTAGGGAAGGAAAACGTTTCATCTACGAAGGTGGGCACCGTGTCCCGTTTGTGGTGCGTTGGCCGGCAGGCATCGATGCCCCTGGCCGGGTCTGGGACAAACCCGTTGGTCAGACCGACCTGCTGGCGACCTTTGCGGAAATGCTCGGAGTCACCCTCGATGACAACAGCGGTGAGGACAGCGTGAGCTTCTACAGCATCTTGCGCGACAACACCGCCAACCCAACTCGCTTGCCGATGATTCAGCACGACTTTGACGGTCGGATGGCAATCAGGGATGGGAAGTGGAAGTTGATCATGCCCTTCCAAGGCCAGCCCTATGAACTCTACAACCTCGATACCGATCCGACCGAATCAAGCAACGTCTACGCCACCGACCCAGAGGGGGGGGTGACGCCAATGATGAACGCCATCACTGCCATTGTCACCGAAGGTCGCACCACAGCCGGAGCGGCAGTCGGGAATGATACCGGCTGGTGGGATCACTTGGAGTGGATTGATCCGGCGGATTATTGA
- the abc-f gene encoding ribosomal protection-like ABC-F family protein, which translates to MLIIRKITKTVGGRTLFEDADMTINWGERVALVGPNGAGKSTLFKLILGEEESDSGSVERDDYAITGYLAQEAGDPGEETILEIAIGVTAELSDAIKVIREGDAAGKTDTPEYHAAQDTFDAANGYQLEPKAKKILAGLGFDQDAFDQPANKFSGGWIMRAHLAKLLVMEPDLLMLDEPTNHLDLMALVWLQQYLKTYPGALLMISHDRDFMDGLIETVYEIDEEKLISYTGNYTSYLEQRQKRYQQKVQAYRNQQKEIDRIQEFIDRFRSVTSKAAQVQSRVKQLEKIKRLPKPIKPRKVFKFNFPQPKRSNQKVIQLEKIHKAYGDKVIYESLDLTIERGDRMVLVGPNGAGKSTLLKILAGELEFESGERDCGYNTDLGYFSQHRTQTMNEANTVLEEVMSCGGDMREDEARSILGSFLFRRADVHKKIRVLSGGEKSRLSLVKFLVNPPNLLLMDEPTTHLDIISIEALLQALKHYEGTLVFISHDVHFIRNLAETTLHIDNGKLTRYAGGYDYYLEKSGLDDSRGAVIA; encoded by the coding sequence GTGCTCATCATTCGTAAAATTACCAAGACCGTAGGCGGCCGCACTCTCTTTGAAGATGCGGACATGACCATCAACTGGGGCGAGCGCGTCGCCCTCGTCGGACCCAACGGAGCTGGAAAATCCACTCTGTTCAAGCTCATCCTCGGTGAGGAGGAGTCGGATTCCGGCAGTGTGGAACGCGACGATTACGCCATCACCGGCTACCTCGCCCAGGAAGCAGGTGACCCCGGTGAAGAAACCATTTTGGAAATCGCCATCGGCGTCACAGCCGAGCTGAGTGATGCCATCAAGGTGATCCGCGAAGGTGATGCCGCCGGCAAAACCGACACCCCGGAATACCACGCCGCCCAAGACACCTTCGATGCCGCTAACGGCTACCAGCTGGAACCCAAGGCGAAGAAAATCCTCGCCGGTCTCGGCTTCGATCAAGACGCCTTCGACCAACCGGCGAACAAATTCTCCGGCGGCTGGATCATGCGTGCCCACCTGGCCAAACTGCTGGTCATGGAGCCAGATCTTCTGATGCTGGATGAGCCCACCAACCACCTCGACCTGATGGCACTGGTCTGGCTGCAGCAGTATCTCAAGACCTACCCGGGTGCCCTGCTGATGATTTCCCACGATCGCGACTTCATGGACGGCCTGATCGAGACCGTTTACGAAATCGACGAAGAGAAACTCATTTCCTACACCGGCAACTACACGTCCTACCTCGAGCAGCGCCAAAAACGCTACCAGCAGAAGGTCCAGGCCTACCGCAATCAGCAGAAGGAAATCGATCGCATCCAGGAGTTCATCGACCGTTTCCGCTCGGTCACTTCCAAAGCCGCCCAGGTGCAAAGCCGGGTCAAGCAGCTGGAAAAAATCAAACGCCTGCCAAAACCGATCAAGCCCCGCAAGGTGTTCAAATTCAATTTCCCCCAGCCAAAACGATCCAACCAGAAGGTCATTCAGCTGGAGAAAATCCACAAGGCCTACGGCGACAAAGTGATCTACGAGAGCCTCGATCTCACTATCGAACGAGGCGACCGCATGGTGCTGGTCGGCCCGAACGGTGCCGGTAAGTCCACCCTCTTGAAAATCCTCGCTGGCGAACTTGAGTTCGAAAGCGGCGAGCGCGACTGCGGATACAACACCGATCTGGGATACTTCTCCCAGCACCGCACCCAGACCATGAACGAAGCCAACACCGTGCTGGAAGAAGTGATGTCCTGCGGTGGCGACATGCGCGAGGACGAGGCCCGCTCCATTCTCGGGTCCTTCCTCTTCCGCCGCGCCGATGTGCACAAGAAAATACGCGTGCTCTCCGGGGGTGAAAAATCCCGCCTCAGCCTGGTCAAGTTCCTTGTGAACCCACCGAACCTGCTGCTGATGGATGAGCCCACCACTCACCTCGACATCATCTCCATCGAAGCCCTGCTGCAGGCGTTGAAGCACTACGAGGGCACCCTGGTGTTCATTTCCCACGATGTGCACTTCATCCGCAACCTCGCGGAAACCACCCTGCACATCGATAACGGTAAGCTGACACGCTACGCCGGCGGCTACGATTACTACCTAGAGAAATCCGGTCTCGACGATTCCCGCGGTGCGGTGATCGCCTAA
- a CDS encoding Wadjet anti-phage system protein JetA family protein has product MSNDRFSSALFKETRGPAFFRILAGKNAPFYVDALSALEREATDSTEGISREVAIGLIEETLEAHPGVEFEPDELAESRDLREKARNLLDVFIKSHWLEEPPRRDWRRVILFDAHGATMIAALKKIAWPDAAVFTDKITGVCSMLADDASLAEQPWQTIENCLANVRDGVNELRSMQKSVQRHTRRQLEEETIQGNLSVVFDEYTDQISHSCYAALVRSRLPIRLPDTVERIAGHIYNDAAMINAMQEEVMKRFPEITADSARSRVHAALDELIELLELVLPMADEVDRRTADFTRRSLARFRYLQDVTGERRTELKSFFEVVNQSLSGRKLQQSNPSLPELPQLLLPTVKLPAGLDTLYSPPNRRPPLEQGAFEDEVSDADRESGLDDMQRTIRDSLSVARANRLAAALPGGKGTRIESDALELPEDAAAGDLIALLLHAEAPDARYRLDVSRVADENQSPPVDTISTTHVERFAVIKK; this is encoded by the coding sequence GTGTCGAACGATCGCTTCTCATCCGCCCTTTTCAAAGAAACCAGGGGCCCTGCCTTTTTCCGCATCTTGGCTGGAAAAAACGCACCGTTCTATGTCGATGCCTTGAGCGCTCTGGAACGTGAGGCCACCGATAGCACCGAGGGCATTTCTCGCGAAGTCGCCATCGGCCTGATCGAGGAAACGCTGGAGGCTCACCCTGGTGTGGAGTTTGAGCCGGACGAGCTCGCCGAGTCCCGTGACCTCCGTGAGAAAGCGCGAAACCTGCTCGATGTCTTCATCAAAAGCCACTGGCTGGAGGAACCACCGCGGCGCGACTGGCGCAGGGTGATTTTGTTCGATGCCCACGGCGCCACCATGATCGCCGCGCTGAAAAAAATCGCCTGGCCGGATGCCGCCGTTTTCACCGATAAGATCACCGGCGTCTGCTCGATGCTGGCCGATGACGCCAGCCTCGCCGAGCAACCGTGGCAGACGATCGAGAACTGCCTGGCCAATGTCAGGGACGGGGTCAACGAACTCCGCTCGATGCAAAAATCCGTCCAGCGCCACACCCGCCGGCAGCTGGAGGAGGAGACCATTCAGGGGAACCTCTCGGTGGTTTTCGACGAATACACCGATCAGATTTCCCACTCCTGCTACGCCGCCCTGGTCCGCTCGCGCTTGCCAATCCGGCTACCGGATACCGTCGAGCGCATCGCCGGCCATATTTACAACGACGCCGCGATGATCAATGCCATGCAGGAGGAGGTCATGAAACGCTTCCCTGAGATCACCGCAGACTCGGCACGCAGTCGAGTCCACGCCGCGCTGGACGAGCTGATCGAACTACTCGAGCTGGTGCTGCCAATGGCCGATGAGGTCGACCGCCGGACGGCCGATTTCACCCGTCGCTCACTCGCCCGTTTCCGTTATTTGCAAGACGTCACCGGCGAGCGCCGCACCGAGCTGAAGAGCTTCTTCGAGGTGGTGAACCAATCGCTCTCCGGGCGCAAGCTGCAGCAGTCGAATCCCTCATTGCCGGAGCTCCCTCAGCTCTTGCTGCCCACAGTCAAACTTCCGGCCGGTCTGGACACACTCTATTCCCCGCCAAACCGCCGCCCCCCACTCGAGCAGGGCGCCTTCGAGGACGAAGTCAGCGATGCCGATCGCGAGTCCGGCCTCGATGACATGCAGCGCACCATCCGCGACTCCCTCTCCGTCGCCCGCGCCAACCGCCTCGCTGCTGCGCTGCCGGGAGGCAAAGGAACTCGTATCGAAAGCGATGCCCTGGAGCTGCCGGAAGACGCCGCCGCCGGAGATCTCATCGCCCTGTTGCTGCACGCCGAAGCCCCTGACGCCCGCTACCGGCTGGATGTCAGTCGCGTGGCAGACGAAAACCAATCACCACCCGTCGACACCATTTCCACCACTCACGTCGAGCGGTTCGCCGTCATTAAAAAATGA
- a CDS encoding DUF4194 domain-containing protein: MNTEEPSAFLTEEVPSLLSLSENDRDRLAEVLQELLSTGSINGLENSRSNLYHWARQHDDWLREIAALNGLDVSIHHEERLIQATPRSAGLRLRLTQDATLVWLALWFAGDVRWRDEGADQAFLSVAELMDLIHDQLLPDVTGRFPRGRLRDILRHASRLNLIKLIHAEPFEETGIEVLPAIRRVIPFRDLADWQETAAQFQPESDAELEEQEEDDEDDVKDEQESAPENDEV, encoded by the coding sequence ATGAATACCGAAGAACCAAGCGCCTTTCTCACCGAGGAAGTCCCCTCCCTGCTATCGCTGTCTGAGAACGATCGTGATCGTCTCGCCGAAGTGCTCCAGGAGCTGCTCTCCACAGGATCGATCAATGGCCTGGAAAACAGCCGCTCGAACCTCTATCACTGGGCACGGCAGCACGACGACTGGCTGCGCGAGATCGCCGCGCTCAATGGCTTGGACGTTTCCATTCACCACGAGGAACGCCTGATTCAGGCCACGCCACGCAGCGCCGGTCTGCGTCTTCGGCTAACCCAGGACGCCACCCTTGTTTGGCTCGCACTCTGGTTCGCTGGCGACGTCCGCTGGCGCGATGAGGGCGCCGATCAGGCATTTTTATCAGTCGCGGAGCTGATGGACCTGATCCACGACCAGTTGCTGCCGGACGTGACCGGTCGCTTCCCCCGCGGTCGCCTGCGCGACATCCTCCGCCACGCCTCCCGCCTCAACCTCATCAAGCTCATCCACGCCGAGCCATTTGAAGAAACCGGCATCGAGGTGCTCCCCGCCATCCGCCGGGTGATCCCCTTCCGCGACCTTGCCGATTGGCAGGAAACCGCCGCGCAGTTCCAGCCGGAAAGTGATGCCGAACTCGAGGAGCAGGAAGAAGACGATGAGGACGACGTGAAGGACGAACAAGAATCAGCCCCAGAAAACGACGAAGTATGA
- a CDS encoding SbcC/MukB-like Walker B domain-containing protein produces the protein MSRAIQLTKIHALNWYGYRDSLPVQGNLVLAGVTGSGKSILMDLLMLVLVGPERAHHHFNRSATGSKSDRTIKGYCLLDTKREENGQPQYFHDKGVTTYIAAEFTWPDGSRVETWGLRFEFRSAGENDGSTTPFFCPASLEKTDFLQEADDGKLRPSSLAPFKRMIESHGGRLFSSGREYLRDMANPSHLNFNKDVLQRLLPSAMSFTNLKSFDDFCRQFVLPAEAVPVEDVVSSFRDFQSYERELKSLKDQLDRLSKIREIHNSHQKATCDLQVATFLASEFAHLDAKQKAETTRERLDLLKEENRSDEERLVELDQLSRECRQRKESIQALQNESSEGRLYKKLTDDLIELDKEIEVLRMKATRIDHQVQKRIESARAWVAEIEKAPLEKAVMTSEIDQAIETLQSCETQDSATSLHLLANAADQVVQSLSRSFEPDAAELRRLRSEQSELNAKINKLKDGVSPAQQPLLNALQAQLPILDQHKPPRALREVCEVTDEKWRVAAEMVFSEKFAVLVDPDHFEDARSILQRLPESERAKAEPQQLVDLSSKTDPPSVLKGSLSETLETSDPDARRYIDSLFGEMIRVDSPDELSFHPTAVAANGIHRRHGSYISPAPYDDQPFIGEKGLKRQLEIKRQRLSEIEASLRRLEPIEREVERLIAARAQQIPQHHDILNELVRVEDLPAKLAKYDQEMEKLDAIKNDEFEQLRFEAEDLQEEIDTLAKEERSILKKGKISEIQRTEKELTGLEEVASRREDDFSRVQLRIDIHKYLTRYNEWKEEALEYTPALDVLAGEFKKSAAKAEIDATKAEGELKLAMTEFKTTFAPKFDDLPDDGADAAPYVTRLEQIENANIPEYEQKSVTERKRWESLFRTQVLSRMQQALKNVETIIRLLNHQLRKPIGHDRYKIDKHQNPDFKIYRQLIDLNSLHHEDELFFSSMGDELREALSEFLNTLVENSNSPEAARLLDYRQYFDYDLTVTDIRDADGKAISVDKQSGKMSGGENQSPYFVAILASYLHAYNRHESRRQEPSLALVPIDEAFSKLSGERIQNCIEAMSELDLQGMFSMSSGNIPYAFSQCDELIVISRKEERRGTRVGVRNVPVILYRDSEEGKKWMQEAATS, from the coding sequence ATGAGCCGCGCCATTCAACTCACCAAAATCCATGCCCTGAACTGGTATGGCTACCGTGACTCCCTGCCCGTCCAAGGTAACCTGGTTCTGGCCGGGGTGACCGGATCGGGAAAATCCATCCTCATGGACTTGCTGATGCTGGTGCTCGTGGGGCCGGAGCGTGCCCACCACCACTTCAACCGCTCCGCCACCGGCAGCAAGAGTGATCGCACCATCAAGGGCTACTGTTTGTTAGACACCAAACGGGAGGAAAACGGACAGCCGCAGTATTTCCACGATAAGGGCGTCACGACCTACATCGCCGCCGAGTTCACTTGGCCGGACGGCTCACGGGTGGAAACCTGGGGCCTGCGCTTCGAGTTCCGCTCCGCTGGCGAAAACGACGGCTCCACCACCCCCTTCTTCTGCCCCGCCTCATTGGAAAAAACAGATTTCCTGCAGGAGGCCGACGATGGAAAACTGCGCCCCAGCTCGCTGGCCCCCTTCAAGCGCATGATCGAGTCGCACGGTGGTCGCCTGTTCTCCTCGGGCCGCGAATACCTGCGCGACATGGCAAACCCAAGCCACCTGAATTTCAATAAGGACGTGCTGCAGCGACTGCTCCCCAGCGCGATGTCGTTCACCAACTTGAAGTCCTTCGATGATTTTTGTCGCCAATTCGTCCTCCCCGCCGAGGCCGTGCCAGTGGAGGATGTGGTGTCTTCTTTCCGCGATTTTCAGTCGTATGAACGTGAACTCAAGAGCCTGAAGGACCAGCTCGATCGGCTCAGCAAGATTCGGGAAATTCACAACAGCCACCAGAAAGCCACCTGTGACCTGCAGGTTGCCACTTTCCTCGCATCCGAGTTCGCCCACCTCGATGCCAAACAGAAGGCAGAAACCACCCGCGAGCGACTCGATTTGCTCAAGGAGGAAAACCGCAGCGATGAAGAACGCCTGGTCGAGCTCGATCAGCTTTCGCGCGAATGCCGCCAGCGCAAGGAGTCGATCCAGGCGCTGCAAAACGAGTCGTCCGAAGGTCGCTTGTATAAGAAACTCACCGACGACCTGATCGAGCTCGACAAGGAGATCGAGGTGCTGCGGATGAAGGCCACCCGCATCGATCACCAGGTGCAGAAACGCATCGAATCCGCCCGCGCCTGGGTCGCTGAGATCGAGAAGGCCCCGCTGGAGAAAGCCGTCATGACCAGCGAGATCGATCAAGCGATCGAGACCCTGCAAAGCTGCGAAACCCAGGATTCCGCAACCAGCCTGCACCTGCTCGCCAACGCCGCCGACCAGGTGGTGCAATCGCTCAGTCGGTCCTTCGAGCCGGACGCCGCCGAGCTGCGCCGATTGCGCAGTGAGCAATCCGAACTCAACGCCAAAATCAACAAGCTCAAGGACGGAGTCTCCCCTGCCCAACAGCCGCTGCTCAATGCCCTGCAAGCCCAGCTGCCCATCCTCGATCAGCACAAGCCACCACGCGCCCTGCGTGAGGTCTGCGAGGTGACCGATGAAAAATGGCGCGTTGCCGCGGAGATGGTTTTCTCGGAAAAATTCGCCGTCTTGGTCGACCCCGATCACTTCGAGGACGCCCGCAGCATCCTGCAGCGCCTGCCTGAATCCGAGCGCGCCAAGGCAGAGCCACAGCAGCTGGTCGATCTCAGCAGCAAGACCGATCCCCCGTCCGTGCTCAAGGGCTCTCTCTCAGAAACCCTGGAGACCTCGGACCCTGACGCCCGCCGCTATATCGACTCCCTGTTCGGCGAAATGATCCGGGTGGACAGTCCGGACGAGCTCAGCTTCCACCCCACAGCGGTCGCCGCCAATGGCATTCACCGTCGTCACGGCAGCTACATCAGCCCCGCGCCCTATGATGACCAGCCGTTCATTGGCGAAAAAGGCCTCAAGCGTCAGCTGGAAATCAAACGCCAGCGTCTCAGCGAGATCGAAGCCTCACTGCGTCGACTCGAGCCGATCGAACGTGAAGTCGAGCGACTCATCGCCGCCCGCGCCCAGCAAATCCCCCAGCACCACGACATCCTCAACGAGCTGGTGCGGGTGGAGGACCTGCCGGCGAAACTGGCGAAGTATGATCAGGAAATGGAAAAACTCGACGCCATCAAAAACGATGAGTTCGAGCAACTCCGCTTCGAAGCCGAGGACCTTCAGGAGGAAATCGACACCCTCGCGAAGGAGGAACGGTCGATCTTGAAGAAAGGCAAGATTTCCGAAATCCAGCGCACCGAGAAAGAACTTACCGGACTCGAAGAAGTGGCCAGCCGCCGCGAGGATGATTTTTCCAGAGTCCAGCTGCGCATTGATATCCACAAATACCTCACACGCTACAACGAGTGGAAAGAGGAGGCCCTGGAATACACTCCCGCCCTCGACGTGCTCGCAGGTGAGTTCAAGAAATCCGCCGCCAAGGCCGAGATCGATGCCACCAAGGCAGAAGGCGAGCTGAAGCTGGCGATGACCGAGTTCAAAACCACCTTCGCCCCCAAGTTCGACGACCTCCCCGACGACGGAGCCGATGCCGCGCCCTACGTCACTCGCCTCGAGCAGATTGAAAACGCCAACATCCCCGAGTATGAGCAGAAATCCGTCACCGAGCGCAAACGCTGGGAGTCCTTGTTCCGCACCCAGGTGCTCAGCCGGATGCAGCAGGCGCTGAAAAATGTCGAGACCATCATCCGCCTGCTCAACCACCAGCTGCGCAAACCGATTGGTCACGATCGCTATAAAATCGACAAGCATCAGAACCCGGATTTCAAAATCTATCGCCAGCTCATCGATCTCAACTCGCTGCACCACGAGGACGAATTGTTCTTCTCCAGCATGGGCGATGAACTTCGCGAGGCGCTCAGCGAGTTCTTAAATACCCTGGTGGAAAACTCCAACAGCCCGGAGGCTGCGCGATTGTTAGACTACCGACAGTATTTCGACTACGATCTCACCGTGACTGATATCCGCGATGCCGACGGCAAAGCCATCAGCGTGGATAAACAAAGCGGCAAGATGAGTGGTGGCGAAAACCAAAGCCCGTATTTCGTCGCCATCCTCGCCAGTTACCTGCACGCCTACAACCGTCACGAAAGCCGACGCCAGGAGCCGTCACTCGCCCTCGTGCCCATCGATGAAGCCTTCTCCAAGCTTTCCGGCGAGCGGATTCAGAACTGCATCGAAGCCATGTCCGAGCTCGATCTCCAAGGCATGTTCTCCATGTCCAGCGGCAACATCCCCTACGCCTTCAGCCAGTGTGATGAACTCATCGTCATCTCACGCAAAGAGGAACGTCGCGGCACCCGCGTCGGTGTCCGTAACGTCCCCGTCATCCTCTACCGCGACTCCGAGGAGGGCAAAAAGTGGATGCAGGAAGCGGCGACGAGTTAA